A window of Candidatus Niyogibacteria bacterium contains these coding sequences:
- a CDS encoding single-stranded DNA-binding protein, with amino-acid sequence MNLNKVFLIGNLTRDPEMRALSSGKSVVNFGLATNRIWKNQNNERQQDTQFHNIVMFGKLAEIANQYLKKGSLTMIEGRINNRSWDGKDGVKRYTTEIIADAMQMGPKSVKFAASAVDPAEITRQAPPEEKLDTIEYPEENINPEDIPF; translated from the coding sequence ATGAATCTAAACAAAGTATTTTTAATCGGCAATCTGACAAGAGATCCGGAAATGCGGGCTCTTTCTTCCGGAAAATCAGTGGTTAATTTCGGACTGGCGACCAATCGGATATGGAAAAACCAAAACAACGAGCGCCAGCAAGACACCCAATTTCATAACATTGTGATGTTCGGCAAACTGGCGGAAATCGCCAATCAATATCTGAAAAAAGGTTCGCTGACCATGATTGAAGGAAGGATTAATAACCGTTCCTGGGACGGAAAAGACGGCGTCAAGCGATATACCACGGAAATCATCGCCGATGCCATGCAAATGGGGCCGAAAAGCGTAAAATTCGCGGCCAGCGCCGTTGATCCGGCAGAAATTACAAGACAAGCGCCGCCGGAAGAAAAACTTGACACCATAGAATATCCCGAAGAAAATATTAATCCGGAAGATATTCCTTTTTAA
- a CDS encoding 30S ribosomal protein S6, with the protein MENAIAEINTEEEIQPIAEDEFKLPLEPRFYEFFYIIKAGLEENAVIKTLETVRNLILEQKGIIIGEKPPQISRLAYKINKITEGGRGWFKFMIKPEETAGLKERFKKIEEITRFSLSKIPKESSKISKKRIIRKPAPTEKRTEKKEEVKEEELDKKLEEILG; encoded by the coding sequence ATGGAAAACGCAATCGCGGAAATTAATACTGAAGAAGAAATTCAGCCAATCGCTGAGGATGAATTTAAGCTTCCTTTAGAGCCGAGATTTTACGAATTTTTTTATATTATCAAAGCTGGCCTGGAAGAAAACGCAGTTATAAAAACACTGGAAACCGTCAGAAATCTAATTCTGGAACAAAAAGGAATCATTATCGGAGAAAAACCGCCCCAAATCAGCCGGCTGGCTTATAAAATAAACAAAATAACGGAAGGAGGCCGGGGTTGGTTTAAATTTATGATCAAGCCGGAAGAAACAGCGGGATTAAAAGAACGTTTCAAAAAAATAGAAGAAATAACACGATTTTCGTTGTCTAAAATACCGAAAGAATCAAGTAAAATTTCTAAAAAACGGATAATCAGAAAACCGGCGCCAACAGAAAAAAGAACGGAAAAGAAAGAAGAAGTCAAAGAAGAAGAATTGGATAAAAAATTAGAAGAAATTTTAGGCTAA
- a CDS encoding glycosyltransferase family 4 protein yields the protein MQLLILTQKIDINDDNLGFFVRWVEEFAKNVEEVFVIANFTGERHLPDKVKIFSLGKEKGFGRIRRYFNFFRYLFEILPKSDAVFVHMIPVWVVAGWPLYKIFRKKVYPVTFLKPRGLAAGVSQQYFNIFAWFNALLKCNGIYLWYTHKSVTFSLRMAEKIVEKIFTASRESFRLPSKKAEILGHGIDIEKFKPAVNYQSSASYQIITAGRIAPSKNLDILIETAEILKKQKMNFEMKIAGAPITAADDQYFKKLKDLIVKNNLKDTIRFSGAIPYGEIEKFYQKGDLFVNLSATGSLDKSVLEAMACGVNVLVSNEAFSNILPEENFIKNSTVGQITERIKYFMDNRDSANKTILREIIVKNHNLKNLIKKLVENIN from the coding sequence ATGCAGCTATTAATTTTGACTCAAAAAATAGATATAAATGACGATAATCTTGGTTTTTTTGTGCGTTGGGTTGAAGAATTCGCTAAAAATGTTGAAGAGGTTTTTGTAATCGCGAATTTCACCGGCGAACGCCATTTGCCGGACAAGGTAAAAATTTTTTCTTTGGGAAAAGAAAAAGGATTCGGAAGAATCAGGCGGTATTTTAATTTTTTCCGTTATCTTTTTGAGATTTTGCCGAAATCGGACGCGGTGTTCGTCCATATGATTCCCGTTTGGGTGGTGGCGGGCTGGCCGCTTTATAAAATTTTCAGAAAAAAAGTTTATCCCGTTACATTTTTAAAACCCCGCGGTCTTGCCGCAGGGGTATCACAACAATATTTTAACATTTTTGCGTGGTTTAATGCTCTGTTGAAATGTAACGGGATTTATTTATGGTACACGCATAAGTCCGTCACTTTTTCTTTGCGGATGGCGGAAAAAATAGTTGAAAAAATATTTACCGCCTCGCGCGAAAGTTTTCGCTTGCCGTCCAAAAAGGCGGAAATTTTAGGCCATGGCATTGATATAGAAAAATTTAAACCGGCGGTTAATTATCAATCATCCGCCAGCTATCAAATTATTACGGCGGGCCGAATCGCGCCGAGCAAGAATTTGGATATTTTGATTGAGACCGCGGAAATTTTAAAAAAACAGAAGATGAATTTTGAGATGAAAATTGCCGGCGCACCGATCACCGCGGCTGACGACCAATATTTTAAAAAGCTGAAAGATTTAATTGTAAAAAATAATTTAAAAGATACCATCAGATTCAGCGGCGCGATTCCTTACGGCGAAATTGAAAAATTTTATCAAAAAGGGGATTTATTCGTGAATTTAAGCGCCACCGGTAGCTTGGATAAGTCTGTTCTTGAAGCGATGGCGTGCGGCGTGAATGTTCTTGTTTCAAACGAGGCCTTTTCTAATATCCTGCCGGAGGAAAATTTTATTAAAAATTCAACAGTCGGACAAATTACTGAAAGAATAAAATATTTTATGGATAATCGGGATTCGGCGAATAAAACGATTTTGCGCGAAATAATCGTTAAGAATCATAATCTGAAAAATTTAATCAAGAAATTGGTTGAAAATATAAATTGA
- a CDS encoding phosphomannomutase/phosphoglucomutase, with product MPINAKIFKEYDIRGVYPNEINKEAAYKIGRAFCVYLGKKNPKIIMGRDVRLSSPELSEAFIKGCLIQGGEVSDIGIVTTPALFFSVNLLKADAGAIITASHNPSEYNGIKLVGKKAVSILPKELLNYLKAEFLNKSPQLKKQGFLKKVDIISSYVDFLSSFAKKEINGQFRLVADASNGAAGEMLKLLLNKLEISYWPLFFELDGNFPNHSPNPLEKKSQQKAKELIIHRGADFGFVLDADGDRIVFLDEKGKEIRGDLIIAFLADYLVKKGDRVLTDSAASRIVFDVAKEKGAEAERARTGHLNIEDAMRKKRAPFGGEVSGHYYFKDFFFSSSALFTLICVLNILSGLRKTLSCALEPYEKYFHSREYNFKIKDQKTAEKIIVVLKKKYLGGKQSFIDGLTVEYPEWWFNIRPSHTEPIIRLNIEADEKFLLQEKIKELTSLINAFH from the coding sequence ATGCCGATTAACGCCAAAATTTTTAAAGAATATGATATTCGCGGAGTTTATCCCAATGAAATAAATAAGGAAGCGGCTTATAAAATCGGCCGCGCTTTTTGCGTTTATCTTGGCAAAAAAAATCCAAAAATAATAATGGGCCGCGATGTTCGTCTTTCTTCGCCGGAGTTGAGCGAGGCTTTTATCAAAGGATGTTTAATCCAAGGCGGCGAAGTAAGCGATATTGGAATTGTTACCACTCCCGCGCTTTTTTTCTCCGTTAATCTTTTAAAAGCCGATGCGGGCGCGATTATTACCGCTTCTCATAATCCTTCCGAATATAACGGCATTAAACTGGTTGGGAAAAAAGCGGTTTCCATTTTGCCAAAAGAACTTTTAAATTATTTGAAAGCCGAATTTTTAAATAAATCCCCGCAATTAAAAAAGCAGGGTTTTTTAAAAAAAGTGGATATTATTTCCAGTTATGTTGATTTCCTTTCTTCTTTTGCCAAAAAAGAAATTAACGGCCAATTTCGGTTAGTGGCGGACGCTTCCAACGGCGCGGCCGGAGAAATGCTTAAACTTCTTTTAAATAAATTAGAGATTTCTTATTGGCCTTTATTTTTTGAGTTGGACGGCAATTTCCCCAACCATTCGCCAAATCCTCTTGAAAAAAAATCTCAACAAAAAGCTAAAGAGCTGATTATCCATCGGGGCGCGGATTTCGGTTTTGTTTTAGACGCGGACGGCGACCGGATAGTTTTTCTGGATGAAAAAGGCAAAGAAATACGCGGCGATTTGATCATCGCCTTTTTAGCCGATTATTTGGTGAAAAAAGGCGATCGCGTTTTAACGGATTCGGCGGCCAGCCGGATTGTTTTTGACGTGGCTAAAGAAAAGGGCGCTGAAGCTGAGCGCGCCAGAACCGGCCATTTGAATATTGAAGACGCGATGCGGAAAAAAAGAGCGCCTTTCGGCGGCGAAGTTTCCGGCCATTATTATTTTAAGGATTTCTTTTTTTCCTCCTCCGCTCTTTTTACGCTGATTTGCGTTTTAAATATCTTAAGCGGATTAAGAAAAACTCTTTCTTGCGCTCTTGAGCCTTATGAAAAATATTTCCATTCCCGCGAATATAATTTTAAAATTAAAGACCAAAAAACCGCGGAAAAAATTATCGTTGTTCTGAAAAAGAAGTATCTTGGCGGTAAGCAAAGTTTTATTGACGGCTTGACCGTGGAATATCCGGAATGGTGGTTTAATATCCGCCCTTCGCATACCGAACCGATAATTCGCTTAAATATAGAAGCTGATGAAAAATTCCTGCTTCAAGAAAAGATTAAAGAACTTACTTCTTTAATAAACGCATTTCATTAA
- the secG gene encoding preprotein translocase subunit SecG produces the protein MLLTVLPYFQIIVSILLIASILLQKRGAGLSAAFGGSADGGSYATKRGLEKIIFNATIILAGLFLFSAFLNLLLK, from the coding sequence ATGCTGTTAACTGTTCTCCCGTATTTCCAGATAATTGTTTCTATTCTGCTGATTGCCTCTATCCTTCTGCAAAAGCGAGGCGCCGGATTAAGCGCGGCTTTCGGCGGAAGCGCGGATGGCGGCTCTTACGCCACAAAAAGAGGTTTGGAAAAAATCATTTTCAACGCCACTATTATTTTAGCCGGATTATTCTTGTTTTCCGCTTTCTTAAATCTTCTTCTTAAATAA
- the ychF gene encoding redox-regulated ATPase YchF yields MKIGIVGLPNVGKSTLFQALTKREVDTSNYPFATIEPNVGVVPVPDERLIKLAEISRSEKIVSAIVEFVDIAGLVKGANQGEGLGNQFLRHIREADAILEVVRVFEKSDVAHVEGTVSPKRDMEIIATELILKDLETINNHLPKIEKELRGVDKEAAKKINNRLKLFESLKNGLSRGQLANQRPPEEKEIGQSINLLTAKPLMYVFNGDPSAATEHFENSLALNIKEESELNALSDEEQREFRTETSLDLIIKKAYEILGLISFFTTGEKETRAWTVKRDATAKKAGGAIHSDFEEKFIKANVIFWKDLIKAGGWNQARNQGLLRLEGKDYLVQDGDVMEFKI; encoded by the coding sequence ATGAAAATAGGCATTGTCGGATTGCCCAATGTGGGAAAATCAACTTTGTTTCAAGCCTTGACTAAGCGAGAGGTGGATACTTCCAATTACCCTTTTGCCACGATTGAGCCGAACGTCGGCGTCGTGCCGGTGCCCGACGAAAGATTAATTAAACTGGCGGAAATTTCCCGTTCAGAAAAAATAGTCTCCGCGATTGTGGAATTTGTGGATATTGCCGGCCTGGTTAAAGGCGCTAATCAAGGCGAGGGATTAGGCAACCAATTTTTGCGCCATATCCGCGAAGCGGACGCTATCCTGGAAGTGGTGCGCGTTTTTGAAAAATCAGACGTCGCTCATGTAGAAGGAACTGTCAGCCCTAAAAGAGATATGGAAATCATTGCCACTGAATTAATCTTAAAAGATCTGGAAACAATCAATAATCACTTGCCTAAAATTGAAAAAGAATTAAGAGGGGTTGATAAAGAAGCGGCAAAAAAAATCAATAATCGGCTTAAACTTTTTGAATCGTTAAAAAACGGTTTAAGCCGAGGCCAGTTGGCCAATCAGCGGCCGCCGGAAGAAAAAGAAATTGGCCAAAGCATAAATCTGCTGACCGCCAAACCTTTGATGTATGTTTTCAACGGCGATCCGTCCGCCGCAACTGAACATTTTGAAAATTCTCTGGCTCTTAACATTAAAGAAGAATCGGAACTGAACGCTCTTTCCGATGAAGAGCAACGGGAGTTTCGGACAGAAACAAGTTTAGATTTGATAATTAAAAAAGCTTATGAAATACTGGGTTTAATTTCATTTTTTACGACCGGAGAAAAAGAAACGCGCGCCTGGACCGTAAAACGGGACGCGACCGCGAAAAAAGCCGGCGGCGCCATTCACAGCGATTTTGAAGAAAAATTCATCAAAGCCAATGTTATTTTCTGGAAAGACTTGATCAAAGCCGGCGGTTGGAACCAAGCCCGCAATCAAGGGCTTCTCCGCCTTGAAGGTAAAGACTATTTAGTTCAGGACGGCGATGTAATGGAATTTAAAATTTAG
- a CDS encoding ribonuclease J — protein MTKKYRERAVSPSRPRRTVFRHAQKIVGQKNEHIKIVPLGGLEEVGRNMMYLEYHNPGSPQHGDIIIIDMGLQFPEENMPGIDYIIPNVSSLIPKREKIKGIIITHAHFDHIGGIPHLMPKLGRNIPILGTDLTLAIIKKRQTDYKPATPLNLKEINTEKKVKAGPFQLEFFGISHNIPASVGIIINTPVGILIHTGDFKLDLKSDIAGKTEIEKIKALGEKNVLLLMADSTNASSAGHQFSEKEITLEIESIIKNATGRLIIGTFASLLGRLNEIIQIAEKHDKKIIIEGYSMKTNIEIATQLGYMKFDKKTVIPISAAANYPPHKIIILATGAQGEDNAVLMRIVNKRHKYLRIQPTDTVVFSSSVVPGNERSVQHLTDKLYRDGAEVINYRMLDIHAGGHAKQEDLKEMIQMIKPRYLMPIEGNHSFLKIHAKIGRQAGLKEDQIIVSDNGQIVEASKNKVQLTKEYVPANYVMVDGLGVGDMQEVVLRDRQALAQDGIFVIIAVVDSQNGKVKGSPDIISRGFIYLRESRKLLYHTRQLTLKIIEETASNIHPINWDYVKEVLKERLGKFLFTQTEKRPMVLPVIIEV, from the coding sequence ATGACAAAAAAATACAGAGAAAGAGCTGTTTCTCCTTCCCGTCCCCGGCGAACGGTTTTTCGCCACGCGCAAAAAATAGTCGGCCAAAAAAATGAGCATATTAAAATTGTGCCTTTGGGAGGATTAGAGGAGGTCGGCCGCAATATGATGTATTTGGAATACCATAATCCCGGCTCGCCCCAGCACGGAGACATTATTATCATTGACATGGGTCTTCAATTTCCAGAAGAAAATATGCCGGGCATTGACTATATCATCCCTAATGTTTCTTCCCTGATTCCTAAACGGGAAAAAATCAAGGGTATTATCATTACTCACGCCCACTTCGACCACATCGGAGGAATCCCCCATTTAATGCCTAAACTTGGCCGGAATATCCCGATTCTTGGCACGGATCTTACTCTGGCGATCATAAAAAAAAGGCAGACTGACTACAAACCCGCCACGCCTCTTAACCTTAAAGAAATAAATACCGAAAAAAAAGTCAAAGCCGGCCCTTTTCAGCTGGAATTTTTCGGCATTTCGCATAACATCCCCGCTTCCGTGGGAATAATCATCAATACGCCAGTCGGCATTTTGATTCACACCGGCGATTTTAAACTGGATCTTAAATCAGATATCGCCGGTAAAACAGAAATTGAAAAAATCAAAGCCCTCGGCGAAAAAAATGTTCTTCTTTTGATGGCTGACAGCACTAACGCTTCATCCGCGGGACATCAATTCAGTGAAAAAGAAATTACTCTGGAAATAGAATCAATAATTAAAAACGCCACCGGCCGATTGATCATCGGAACGTTTGCTTCTCTTTTGGGCCGGCTTAATGAAATTATTCAAATCGCGGAAAAACACGATAAAAAAATCATCATTGAGGGCTACTCCATGAAAACAAATATTGAAATTGCCACCCAACTCGGCTACATGAAATTTGATAAAAAAACCGTTATTCCGATAAGCGCCGCGGCCAATTACCCGCCTCATAAAATTATAATTTTAGCCACCGGCGCCCAAGGGGAAGACAATGCCGTTTTAATGAGAATCGTGAATAAAAGGCACAAATATCTGCGGATCCAGCCGACCGACACGGTGGTATTTTCATCGTCGGTCGTTCCCGGAAACGAACGTTCGGTCCAGCATCTGACCGATAAACTTTATCGCGACGGCGCCGAAGTAATCAACTACCGGATGCTGGACATTCACGCGGGCGGCCACGCCAAGCAGGAAGACTTAAAAGAAATGATTCAAATGATCAAGCCCCGCTACCTGATGCCGATTGAAGGAAATCATTCTTTCTTAAAAATTCACGCAAAAATCGGCCGCCAAGCCGGCTTAAAAGAAGATCAAATTATCGTTTCGGACAACGGACAAATTGTTGAGGCCTCAAAAAACAAAGTTCAACTAACCAAAGAATATGTGCCCGCCAACTACGTAATGGTGGATGGTTTGGGCGTGGGCGACATGCAGGAAGTGGTCCTAAGAGACCGCCAAGCTCTGGCCCAGGACGGCATTTTTGTCATTATCGCGGTGGTGGACAGCCAGAACGGAAAAGTAAAAGGTTCACCCGATATTATTTCGCGCGGCTTCATTTATCTCCGGGAATCCAGAAAACTTCTTTATCACACGCGCCAATTGACTCTGAAAATCATTGAAGAAACCGCTTCCAATATCCATCCTATAAATTGGGATTATGTGAAGGAAGTCTTGAAAGAACGGCTCGGAAAATTTTTGTTCACCCAAACCGAAAAACGGCCGATGGTGCTGCCCGTGATTATTGAAGTTTGA
- a CDS encoding TldD/PmbA family protein, with translation MNDKSLEKDEILILTRELFEKWKKVRVRRFIVDKEIIFSPVYMGINLKKIRNLSIISENGGLVNDLKKPNEYANIGFCVTIGVGDFNHPKANGLGIGHYTDRTSLKSNALKKNINKAIDGAFKMALSEYFQHHSQISEYKKDKEFQKLSKGKSTNYSEAEKRLICDFKKIAGVIEEADNLISKNKKIKHSELEFSITEENCWFASFEKRMDGQESENQIFTSEIYGFISWMITVKDIKGRDIKFYETRKLTDGFNCKKETDDLQKIMGNLAEKFHQAPELESGLYRAVLSPETTYTIFHEGFGAHLASARLIDEKGATAFKAKLGQKILPDNIDIIDDPTMENYFGSYKFDDDGQPAKKVVLIENGILKSYLHDRISAGRDNIISNGHSRAEFGEIPEARTANMIVSSKKSVSSDKLIKMIIEDLKYHKEPFGLYINGRSGEVEVESGQFKIYVSEFYKIYPDGKIEPVSSAFISGSAYETLNQVKAVGNNLTECVGHCGSNSGYVRVSGLCPSVYFRKIQVLSSAEDPNADNLMKEDED, from the coding sequence ATGAATGATAAATCTTTGGAAAAAGACGAAATTTTAATTTTAACCCGCGAACTTTTTGAAAAATGGAAAAAAGTCAGGGTCAGGCGGTTTATCGTGGATAAAGAAATAATTTTTAGTCCGGTATACATGGGAATCAATTTAAAGAAGATTAGAAATCTCAGCATAATTTCGGAAAATGGCGGCCTTGTCAATGATTTAAAAAAACCGAATGAGTACGCCAATATCGGCTTTTGCGTTACAATCGGCGTCGGCGATTTTAACCATCCCAAGGCCAACGGCTTGGGCATCGGCCATTATACGGACAGAACTTCTTTAAAATCAAACGCGCTTAAAAAAAATATCAATAAAGCGATTGACGGCGCGTTTAAAATGGCTTTAAGCGAATATTTTCAGCATCACTCCCAAATTTCCGAATATAAAAAAGATAAAGAATTTCAGAAACTTTCAAAAGGAAAATCAACGAATTATTCCGAAGCGGAAAAACGATTAATTTGTGATTTTAAGAAAATCGCCGGCGTTATTGAGGAGGCGGATAATTTAATTTCAAAAAATAAAAAAATTAAACATTCGGAGCTTGAATTTTCAATCACCGAAGAAAATTGCTGGTTTGCTTCTTTTGAAAAACGAATGGACGGCCAAGAATCGGAAAATCAAATTTTTACTTCCGAGATTTACGGTTTTATCAGCTGGATGATAACCGTAAAAGACATTAAAGGCCGAGATATAAAATTTTATGAAACAAGAAAATTAACCGACGGTTTTAATTGTAAAAAAGAAACGGATGATCTTCAAAAAATAATGGGAAATCTCGCGGAAAAATTTCATCAGGCGCCGGAACTTGAATCCGGCCTTTATCGGGCGGTGCTTTCTCCGGAAACGACTTATACGATTTTCCATGAAGGATTCGGCGCGCATCTGGCTTCCGCCAGATTGATTGACGAGAAAGGGGCCACCGCTTTTAAAGCAAAATTGGGCCAAAAAATTTTGCCGGATAATATAGACATAATAGACGATCCCACGATGGAAAATTATTTCGGATCTTATAAATTTGACGATGACGGCCAGCCGGCAAAAAAAGTTGTTTTAATTGAGAACGGAATCTTAAAAAGCTATCTCCATGATCGGATCAGCGCCGGCCGCGACAACATCATTTCAAACGGCCACTCCAGAGCCGAATTCGGAGAAATTCCGGAAGCAAGAACCGCGAATATGATTGTCTCATCAAAAAAATCCGTTTCCTCCGATAAACTTATAAAGATGATAATTGAAGATTTAAAATACCATAAGGAGCCGTTCGGGCTTTACATCAATGGCCGTTCGGGCGAAGTGGAAGTTGAAAGCGGCCAATTCAAGATATACGTAAGTGAATTTTATAAAATTTATCCTGACGGTAAAATAGAACCGGTTTCAAGCGCCTTCATCAGCGGCAGCGCTTATGAAACCCTTAATCAGGTAAAAGCGGTTGGGAATAATCTTACGGAGTGCGTTGGCCACTGCGGTTCTAATTCCGGCTATGTCAGAGTAAGCGGCCTTTGCCCTTCGGTGTATTTTAGAAAAATCCAAGTGCTTTCCAGTGCCGAGGATCCAAATGCCGATAATTTAATGAAAGAAGATGAAGATTAA
- a CDS encoding glycosyltransferase — MKVLSISSDRNIFNENSEVRQRTIEYGRLAEELHIIVFTKRKLETNPKIQISENTFFYPTDSFSRWSYIFNAVKIAKKIIGNYPDKFLVTSQDPFETGLAGWLIARQFNFPLQLQIHTDFLSSYFRRESFLNKIRVWLAKFLIFRAACLRVVSERIKKSLAAIGYPLNFVTVLPIFVDVGKIKNAPIKTDLRQKYPQFDFIILTASRLTREKNIGLAVEVMAEIIKEYPQTGLIIVGNGPEELDLKFKIKNLKLEENVILEDWTEDLASYYKTADLFLLTSNYEGYGRTLIEAVFSGCGAISANVGIADEILAKENIFEPDDKKALVEKITKAMKGELLQIKFRAEIRTKDQYLEKYKKSWETCSY; from the coding sequence ATGAAAGTTCTAAGCATTAGTTCGGATAGAAACATTTTTAACGAAAATTCTGAAGTCAGGCAGAGAACGATTGAATACGGCCGTTTGGCGGAAGAATTGCATATCATCGTCTTTACAAAACGGAAATTGGAAACAAATCCTAAAATTCAAATTTCCGAAAATACTTTTTTTTATCCGACAGATTCATTTAGTCGATGGAGTTATATTTTTAACGCGGTAAAAATCGCCAAAAAAATAATTGGAAATTATCCTGATAAGTTTCTTGTCACAAGTCAGGATCCTTTTGAAACTGGATTGGCCGGCTGGCTAATCGCACGCCAGTTCAATTTTCCGCTTCAGCTTCAAATTCACACTGATTTTCTCTCTTCGTATTTTCGGCGCGAATCTTTTTTGAATAAAATCCGCGTTTGGCTCGCTAAATTTTTGATTTTTCGCGCCGCTTGTCTCCGCGTCGTTTCCGAAAGGATAAAAAAATCATTGGCGGCCATCGGTTATCCTTTAAATTTCGTAACAGTTTTGCCGATTTTCGTTGATGTTGGAAAAATAAAAAACGCGCCGATTAAAACCGATCTCCGGCAAAAATATCCGCAATTTGATTTCATTATTTTGACGGCGTCGCGCCTGACGCGCGAGAAAAATATCGGCTTAGCCGTTGAAGTGATGGCTGAAATTATAAAAGAATATCCTCAAACCGGCTTGATTATTGTCGGCAACGGACCGGAAGAGCTTGATTTAAAATTTAAAATTAAAAATTTAAAGTTGGAAGAAAATGTTATTCTTGAAGATTGGACGGAGGATCTCGCGTCATATTATAAAACCGCGGATTTGTTTCTCCTTACTTCCAATTACGAAGGATACGGCCGGACTCTTATTGAAGCTGTTTTCTCGGGATGCGGCGCGATTTCCGCCAATGTCGGCATTGCCGATGAAATTTTGGCTAAAGAAAATATTTTTGAGCCGGACGATAAAAAGGCCCTTGTGGAAAAAATAACAAAAGCAATGAAAGGCGAACTTCTTCAAATTAAGTTTAGGGCAGAAATACGGACAAAGGACCAGTATTTAGAAAAATATAAAAAATCATGGGAAACATGCAGCTATTAA
- the trpS gene encoding tryptophan--tRNA ligase, producing the protein MIKNKQIILSAMRPTGELHLGHYFSVLKNWVKLQDFYRCFYMIADLHALTTFEDTAQIKKNTVKMAALWLAAGLNPKKSTLFIQSKVPEHSELAVILGMISPLSLLELNPTYKEMKAEHPKSNTLGLLSYPVLQAADILLYKAERVPIGQDQAPHLELARELARRFNRRFSPKGGIGGEVLKKPAALFEKTAKIMSLQDPTKKMSKSADENSYISLLDLPEKIRHKIKRAVTDSGREIKYSAQKPALSNLIALYQLAADKNREEIEKKFEGLGYKEFKKEMAEEIIGFLTPLQKRYQKLMENTDKIRKILENGSKTARKIANRTLAEIKKTIGI; encoded by the coding sequence ATGATTAAAAACAAACAAATTATCCTTTCAGCTATGCGCCCCACGGGCGAACTTCATTTAGGGCATTATTTCAGCGTGCTGAAAAATTGGGTAAAACTCCAGGATTTTTACCGATGTTTTTATATGATCGCCGATCTGCACGCCCTTACCACTTTTGAAGACACCGCTCAAATCAAAAAAAACACCGTTAAAATGGCCGCGCTCTGGCTGGCGGCCGGACTTAATCCTAAAAAATCAACGCTTTTTATCCAATCCAAAGTTCCGGAACACAGCGAATTGGCGGTGATTTTAGGAATGATTTCTCCTCTTTCTCTGCTGGAACTGAATCCGACTTACAAAGAAATGAAAGCGGAACATCCAAAATCAAACACGCTCGGACTTCTCTCTTATCCGGTCCTGCAAGCCGCGGATATTCTTTTATACAAAGCGGAACGGGTTCCTATCGGCCAAGACCAGGCGCCGCATCTGGAACTGGCGCGCGAACTGGCCCGCCGCTTTAATCGCCGTTTTTCCCCTAAAGGAGGAATAGGCGGCGAAGTATTAAAAAAACCAGCCGCGCTTTTTGAAAAAACGGCTAAAATAATGTCGCTCCAGGACCCAACCAAAAAAATGTCCAAATCCGCCGATGAAAATTCTTACATCTCGCTTTTAGATTTGCCGGAAAAAATCCGGCATAAAATAAAACGGGCAGTGACGGATTCCGGCCGGGAAATTAAATATTCCGCCCAAAAACCGGCGCTTTCCAATCTAATCGCGCTTTATCAGCTTGCCGCGGATAAAAACAGAGAAGAAATTGAAAAAAAATTTGAAGGGCTTGGCTATAAAGAATTCAAAAAAGAAATGGCTGAAGAAATTATCGGATTTTTAACGCCTTTGCAAAAACGCTATCAAAAATTGATGGAAAATACGGATAAAATCCGAAAAATTCTGGAAAACGGTTCAAAAACAGCCCGAAAAATCGCCAACCGGACTCTGGCTGAAATTAAAAAAACAATCGGAATTTAA